In Gemmatimonadota bacterium, a single genomic region encodes these proteins:
- a CDS encoding Rne/Rng family ribonuclease — protein sequence MKREILVSATDHESWVAIVEDGRLAQVMLDRPDRDRIAGHVFKGRVDAVVPGIQAAFVDIGLEKAAFLQARDLVENDDSDAAEERDAIEERLGRGDWIVVQVTKESIGGKGPKVTAEISLAGRFLVYLPFSGRVGVSRKIEGRRQRHSLRRMAAAVVGDTGENGGVIVRTVGEEVTPQRMAQEFAGLRRTWRRIEAKIDALETPGVVHKEARLIGGVIRDLFTDSFEAVRVEPETVYAQVRDYVAEVAPDLVDRIHLHDGASGSLLEEAGVLDQLHRAFEPRVELKSGGHLVVESTEALVAIDVNTGRYTGSGTDAAKTILRTNLEAAREIAHQLRLRDVGGLVVIDFIDMEEAEHRQKVLHELRTHLGRDRARTRTNEISQFGLLEMTRQRVRPPLLERVTIGCRSCGGSGRVYSPATVARRVERGIRRAAADGNAKRIVIGLHPEVALHLLEEESGLMPLLRRGTGLELELRDDPVLREDEVRILAGPAEADVTGKYL from the coding sequence GTGAAGCGGGAAATCCTCGTGAGCGCCACCGACCACGAGTCGTGGGTGGCGATCGTGGAGGACGGACGACTCGCCCAGGTGATGCTCGACCGTCCGGACCGAGACCGCATCGCCGGTCACGTCTTCAAGGGCCGGGTAGACGCCGTGGTTCCGGGTATTCAGGCGGCCTTCGTGGACATCGGGCTCGAAAAGGCGGCTTTCCTCCAGGCGCGCGATCTCGTCGAGAACGACGATTCCGACGCTGCCGAGGAGCGAGACGCGATCGAGGAAAGGCTCGGTCGCGGCGACTGGATCGTGGTTCAGGTCACCAAGGAATCGATCGGCGGAAAGGGACCCAAGGTCACTGCCGAGATTTCGCTGGCGGGCCGGTTCCTGGTCTACCTGCCCTTCTCCGGACGAGTGGGGGTGAGCCGCAAGATAGAGGGAAGGCGGCAGCGTCATTCCCTGAGACGTATGGCTGCCGCCGTGGTGGGGGACACGGGCGAAAACGGCGGCGTGATCGTGCGAACGGTCGGCGAAGAAGTCACCCCCCAGCGCATGGCTCAGGAATTTGCGGGGCTGAGGCGCACCTGGCGGCGCATCGAAGCCAAGATCGACGCGCTGGAAACGCCGGGGGTCGTTCACAAGGAGGCCCGGCTCATCGGCGGAGTCATCCGAGATCTCTTCACCGACAGCTTCGAGGCGGTTCGGGTCGAACCGGAAACCGTTTACGCCCAGGTCCGAGACTATGTGGCCGAGGTGGCGCCGGATCTCGTGGACCGCATACACCTGCACGACGGCGCATCCGGAAGTCTGCTGGAGGAGGCCGGCGTCCTCGACCAGCTCCATCGCGCCTTCGAGCCCAGGGTGGAACTCAAGTCGGGTGGGCACCTGGTCGTCGAGTCCACCGAGGCCCTGGTCGCGATAGATGTCAACACCGGTCGCTATACCGGATCGGGCACCGATGCGGCGAAGACGATCCTGCGCACCAATCTCGAGGCGGCGCGCGAGATCGCCCACCAGCTCAGGCTCCGCGACGTGGGCGGACTGGTAGTCATCGATTTCATCGACATGGAGGAAGCCGAACATCGGCAGAAGGTCCTGCACGAACTGCGCACCCATCTGGGCAGGGACCGCGCGCGCACCCGAACCAACGAGATCTCGCAGTTCGGCCTGTTGGAGATGACTCGTCAGCGCGTCAGACCTCCGCTGCTCGAGCGGGTGACCATCGGCTGTCGTTCCTGCGGGGGTTCGGGGCGCGTCTATTCGCCGGCGACGGTAGCGCGACGGGTCGAGCGCGGCATCCGGCGCGCGGCGGCGGACGGGAACGCGAAACGCATCGTCATCGGACTGCATCCGGAGGTGGCGCTGCACCTTCTAGAGGAGGAGTCCGGCCTGATGCCGCTGCTCCGACGCGGAACGGGGCTGGAGCTCGAACTACGGGACGATCCCGTGCTGCGAGAAGATGAAGTACGCATACTCGCGGGTCCTGCCGAGGCCGACGTCACCGGCAAGTATTTGTAA
- a CDS encoding ATP-dependent DNA helicase RecQ, producing MSQSDIPIFGIGRDLAGVTDDPIKILRERFGYRSFRPGQEEIVRAVIAGRDALGILPTGGGKSLCYQVPAIALRGLSIVVTPIISLMEDQVRRALELGMRARHMSSNQPAKLRTETLELAEQDGLDLLFVAPERLGSEAFSQLLSSADIRLIVVDEAHCISEWGHDFRPSYRMIGRIRSRTRAPLLALTATATPDVQRDIASNLGLVDPRKVVRSFDRSNLSWQIRKLGRGEDRIGIVHSLLGSRAGSCIVYGATRRIVEEADKGLRRLGHRVETYHAGMSGSERSRTLEVFLGDECRIVCATNAFGMGIDKPDVRTVVHLNLPTTLEAYYQEAGRAGRDGEPALCVALYSARDRGLRESFVESTHPDLRRLRHVHRVLLSVSDANRVSSTELGEVARLAGVATPGAVANALAALERTGAIHPLQPLPEAGTIGPAEVSYPLQVGVTARADFAWAASLRRAAIEKLAAVDAFACGRRCRRAALLRYFGESSPRRCGACDRCRGQLQL from the coding sequence GTGTCCCAATCCGACATTCCGATTTTCGGGATCGGTCGCGATCTTGCCGGCGTGACTGACGACCCGATCAAAATACTCCGGGAACGCTTCGGCTACCGCTCCTTTCGCCCCGGGCAGGAGGAGATCGTGCGGGCGGTGATCGCCGGACGGGACGCCCTCGGCATCCTCCCCACCGGGGGCGGAAAAAGCCTCTGCTACCAGGTGCCCGCGATCGCGTTGCGCGGACTCTCCATCGTCGTCACTCCCATCATCTCGCTCATGGAGGACCAGGTGAGACGCGCCCTCGAGCTGGGCATGCGCGCTCGCCACATGAGCTCGAACCAGCCCGCGAAGCTGCGCACAGAGACCTTGGAGCTCGCCGAGCAGGATGGGCTCGACCTCCTTTTCGTAGCTCCCGAGCGTCTCGGGAGCGAGGCCTTCTCCCAGCTTCTGAGCAGCGCGGACATACGCCTCATAGTCGTCGACGAGGCGCACTGCATCTCGGAGTGGGGGCACGACTTCAGACCTTCCTACCGGATGATCGGGCGCATCCGCAGCCGTACCCGCGCTCCCCTGCTCGCGCTCACCGCCACCGCCACCCCCGATGTCCAGCGGGACATCGCCTCCAACCTCGGGCTCGTGGATCCGCGCAAGGTGGTCAGATCCTTCGACCGCTCCAATCTGAGCTGGCAGATAAGGAAGCTCGGTCGCGGTGAGGACAGGATCGGGATCGTTCACTCCCTCCTCGGGTCTCGTGCGGGCAGTTGCATCGTCTACGGGGCCACCCGGAGGATCGTGGAGGAAGCGGACAAAGGGCTCAGGCGGCTCGGTCATCGGGTTGAGACCTACCACGCCGGAATGAGCGGAAGCGAGCGTTCCCGAACTCTCGAGGTCTTCCTCGGGGACGAGTGCCGGATCGTGTGCGCGACGAACGCCTTCGGCATGGGAATCGACAAACCCGACGTGCGAACCGTGGTCCATCTCAACCTGCCCACCACCCTCGAGGCCTACTATCAGGAAGCCGGACGGGCGGGACGGGACGGCGAGCCGGCCCTTTGCGTCGCGCTCTACTCCGCCCGGGATCGCGGGCTCCGAGAGAGTTTCGTGGAATCGACGCACCCCGATCTTCGTCGTCTCCGCCACGTGCATCGCGTTCTCCTGTCGGTGAGCGACGCCAACCGCGTCTCCAGCACGGAGCTCGGAGAAGTGGCCCGACTGGCGGGAGTGGCCACGCCCGGCGCGGTCGCGAACGCCCTTGCCGCTCTGGAACGCACCGGAGCCATCCATCCCCTCCAACCCCTTCCGGAGGCCGGAACCATAGGCCCGGCGGAGGTGTCGTATCCGCTTCAGGTGGGGGTGACGGCAAGGGCCGACTTCGCCTGGGCCGCTTCGCTTCGCAGAGCCGCGATCGAGAAACTGGCCGCTGTCGACGCATTCGCATGCGGCCGCCGGTGTCGGCGAGCGGCGCTCCTGCGTTACTTCGGCGAGTCCTCACCCCGACGTTGCGGGGCGTGCGATCGTTGCCGAGGACAACTTCAACTCTAA
- a CDS encoding carboxylate-amine ligase — protein MKEPSLTLGVEEEYQVVHPETGELTSFIHRLLDEDALPPEIKPELHRSVLEVGTEVCETPADVRTELTRLRNAVQKIVSEDGLEMVAAGTHPFSSWQQQEITPLDRYIGIEQDLQDLARQNLIFGMHVHVGIDDPEFLMDAMKVSRYFIPHVLALSTSSPFWMGRRTGLKSYRSVQWRNFPRTGIPPTLDSFNQYQRIVEVLVNANSIPDASKIWWDVRPHHIFPTIEFRFCDICTRLEEAVCIAAICQAIVAKLWRMRRDNMSFRVYPVSLIEENKWRAARYGISGNLLDLGQERERTARELIRELVEWFLDDVLDDLGTRKEVEYAFRILEEGTSADRQLRVLDETGSMREVVHHLAAETVEGL, from the coding sequence ATGAAAGAGCCTTCGCTTACGCTGGGCGTAGAAGAAGAGTACCAGGTCGTCCATCCCGAAACCGGCGAGCTGACCTCGTTCATTCATCGCCTCCTCGACGAGGATGCGCTTCCGCCCGAGATCAAGCCCGAGCTCCACCGCTCGGTGCTGGAGGTGGGCACCGAGGTCTGCGAGACGCCTGCCGACGTCCGCACCGAACTCACGCGGCTGCGGAACGCCGTGCAGAAAATCGTATCCGAGGACGGCCTGGAGATGGTCGCCGCCGGCACTCATCCGTTCTCGTCCTGGCAGCAGCAGGAGATCACGCCGCTCGACCGCTACATAGGCATCGAGCAGGATCTTCAGGATCTTGCGCGCCAGAATCTCATCTTCGGGATGCACGTGCATGTCGGCATCGACGACCCGGAATTCCTCATGGACGCGATGAAGGTCTCACGGTACTTCATCCCGCACGTGCTCGCGCTCTCCACGAGTTCCCCCTTCTGGATGGGGCGCAGGACGGGTCTCAAGTCGTACCGCAGCGTTCAGTGGCGCAACTTTCCGCGCACCGGCATTCCGCCCACGCTCGATTCCTTCAATCAGTACCAGAGGATCGTCGAGGTTCTGGTCAACGCGAACTCAATCCCCGACGCGTCGAAGATCTGGTGGGACGTGCGTCCCCATCACATCTTTCCCACCATCGAATTCCGCTTCTGCGACATCTGCACGCGCCTGGAGGAGGCGGTGTGCATCGCGGCGATCTGTCAGGCGATCGTAGCCAAGCTCTGGCGCATGCGTCGCGACAACATGTCGTTCCGCGTCTACCCTGTCTCACTTATCGAAGAGAACAAGTGGCGAGCGGCGCGCTACGGCATCAGCGGCAATCTCCTCGACCTGGGGCAGGAACGCGAACGTACGGCGCGGGAGCTCATCCGGGAGCTCGTGGAGTGGTTCCTGGACGATGTGCTCGACGACCTCGGCACCCGCAAGGAGGTCGAATACGCCTTCCGCATTCTCGAGGAGGGCACGAGCGCCGACCGACAGCTCCGTGTCCTGGACGAGACCGGAAGCATGAGAGAGGTAGTGCATCATCTCGCGGCGGAAACGGTAGAAGGGCTTTAG
- a CDS encoding leucyl aminopeptidase encodes MTRKLKITCVGADLVRPVPLLALGVGRKRASAGPGSALAKLDSRFGGRIGAVMGRDFRGGAKDELLLYSSRTGEDGDPGPERVLLLGTGEPENGASSGMDSACARMDSMRGVAARALRRADRLGLPAFALGWVEDAADDHGSESQAAAEGAVLASWSFRELRSDREDGEDRGTVASLELAGGDEKAARIGGVLGEAANFARTLQARPGNLATPSALARSAEKMAAAVGLGCVVFDEKRMAAEGMEAILAVSKGSAEEARLIVLEHLGGEPDDAPLALVGKGLSFDAGGISLKPPLRMEEMKYDMSGGAAVIAAMKAIAELDLPVNVLGVVPSSENLPSGTAVKPGDVIGTRAGKSVEVVNTDAEGRLVLADALDWVSDRNPRAIVDCATLTGAAVVALGRHASAVLGTDDELAAQVVAAGERSGERCWRLPLWPAYRDQLRSECADLANVGGRAAGTITAAAFLREFVDDTPWTHIDIAGTAYGKALKPYQSKGPHGLPTRLLVEWALARTR; translated from the coding sequence GTGACGAGAAAGCTGAAGATCACCTGCGTCGGTGCCGACCTCGTCCGTCCGGTCCCCCTGCTCGCTCTGGGAGTCGGCCGCAAGCGGGCGTCGGCGGGCCCGGGAAGCGCCCTCGCCAAGCTCGACTCCCGCTTCGGCGGACGGATCGGCGCGGTCATGGGGCGGGATTTCCGCGGCGGCGCCAAGGACGAGCTGCTGCTCTATTCTTCCCGGACCGGTGAGGACGGGGACCCAGGCCCGGAACGCGTCCTGCTCCTCGGAACCGGTGAGCCGGAGAACGGCGCGTCCTCCGGAATGGACTCCGCATGCGCGCGGATGGACAGTATGCGCGGGGTGGCCGCCAGAGCTCTCCGGCGCGCCGACCGCCTGGGTCTGCCTGCGTTCGCGCTCGGCTGGGTTGAAGACGCCGCAGACGATCACGGGTCCGAATCCCAGGCGGCCGCCGAGGGAGCCGTACTCGCGAGCTGGAGTTTCCGCGAGCTCAGATCCGACAGGGAGGACGGCGAAGATCGAGGGACGGTGGCCTCGCTCGAGCTGGCGGGAGGCGACGAGAAAGCCGCTCGTATCGGCGGTGTGCTGGGCGAAGCCGCCAACTTCGCTCGCACTTTGCAGGCACGACCGGGCAACCTGGCGACTCCCTCGGCCCTCGCCCGCTCAGCCGAGAAGATGGCGGCAGCGGTCGGGCTCGGATGCGTCGTGTTCGACGAGAAACGGATGGCCGCCGAAGGCATGGAGGCGATTCTGGCGGTTTCCAAGGGCTCGGCGGAGGAGGCTCGGCTGATAGTCCTGGAGCACCTCGGAGGAGAGCCGGACGACGCGCCTCTGGCTCTGGTAGGGAAGGGACTCTCGTTCGACGCCGGCGGCATCTCGCTCAAGCCGCCGCTCCGAATGGAGGAGATGAAGTACGACATGTCGGGCGGTGCGGCGGTGATCGCGGCGATGAAGGCCATCGCCGAACTCGATCTCCCCGTGAACGTCCTCGGCGTGGTCCCGTCGAGTGAGAACCTGCCTTCCGGAACCGCCGTGAAGCCCGGTGACGTGATCGGCACCCGGGCAGGCAAGAGCGTCGAGGTCGTAAACACCGACGCCGAAGGGCGCCTCGTTCTTGCCGACGCGCTCGACTGGGTCTCGGACAGGAACCCCCGGGCCATCGTGGATTGCGCGACTCTGACCGGCGCGGCGGTCGTGGCCCTGGGGCGTCACGCATCGGCGGTACTGGGCACCGACGACGAGCTCGCCGCCCAGGTCGTCGCCGCAGGCGAACGCTCCGGAGAACGCTGCTGGCGACTTCCGCTCTGGCCCGCCTACCGAGATCAGCTCAGGAGCGAGTGCGCCGATCTGGCGAACGTGGGCGGACGTGCGGCCGGGACGATAACGGCCGCCGCCTTCCTCAGGGAATTCGTGGACGACACGCCCTGGACTCACATCGACATAGCGGGCACCGCCTACGGAAAGGCCCTTAAGCCTTACCAGAGCAAGGGACCCCACGGACTTCCCACGCGCCTCCTGGTCGAATGGGCGCTCGCCAGAACCCGATGA
- a CDS encoding DNA polymerase Y family protein gives MGSTVTSPISRRAEGAVRPSGFGGCRALCLWLPTFELRLELVRTPELDDTSVALLAPGSERRRSVWQVSGRARDSGVEPGQLVSRAVALCPGLTLLEPDPAHYEAAGEAVFEALTGVTPVVEPAGLGRVFLGMDGLERLFGSPARQVSRAVNALHDVLPARLVASVRAGMAEGKFGAWVAAVSARPGDRLIVPSGRLASFLAPRSVRALPLDERMIARLERLGVATLGALRRFPAAALTSQFGSDGAQALGWATGRRIDPVRPLHRPRPIRVVLDFPDPAGVESTLHMAIDRLIELALARRERRGRGVVELRLRARLEGGGSWMARATLREPAAKVSRLASPLRDKLELSPPPRAVESLALEFTAFGASSLQSELFAPTKGGKGAAGYALDRGETPEALRDAARELRLRLGHPPLYRVVEVEPWSRLPERRYALMSFDSSSFGEEDPSAAALDARASFSTGF, from the coding sequence ATGGGATCCACAGTCACGAGCCCGATTTCGCGGAGAGCCGAAGGCGCGGTCCGTCCGTCCGGTTTCGGCGGCTGTCGCGCCCTCTGCCTCTGGCTTCCGACTTTCGAGCTCAGACTCGAGCTCGTGCGCACGCCGGAGCTTGACGACACTTCGGTCGCCCTCCTCGCCCCGGGGTCGGAGCGGAGGAGGAGCGTCTGGCAGGTGTCGGGCAGGGCACGGGACTCCGGGGTGGAGCCGGGCCAGCTCGTTTCCCGGGCGGTCGCCCTCTGCCCGGGCCTTACCCTGCTCGAGCCGGATCCCGCTCACTACGAGGCGGCCGGCGAGGCCGTCTTCGAGGCCCTCACGGGCGTGACTCCGGTTGTCGAGCCTGCCGGTCTCGGGCGGGTTTTCTTGGGAATGGACGGCCTGGAGCGGCTCTTCGGATCTCCCGCCCGCCAGGTGAGTCGTGCGGTGAACGCCCTTCACGACGTGCTGCCCGCAAGGTTGGTGGCTTCCGTGCGAGCCGGGATGGCGGAGGGCAAGTTCGGCGCCTGGGTCGCGGCCGTGTCCGCCCGTCCCGGTGACCGCCTGATCGTCCCCTCGGGCAGGCTCGCGAGCTTTCTGGCACCGAGGTCGGTCAGGGCGCTTCCTCTGGACGAGCGCATGATCGCGCGCCTGGAGCGACTAGGGGTTGCCACTCTCGGGGCCCTGCGCAGATTTCCGGCAGCCGCGTTGACGTCGCAGTTCGGGTCCGATGGCGCGCAGGCGCTGGGGTGGGCTACCGGAAGGCGCATCGATCCCGTGCGCCCACTCCATCGGCCGCGCCCCATACGGGTCGTACTCGATTTCCCAGATCCGGCAGGCGTGGAGAGCACTCTGCACATGGCGATAGATCGCCTGATCGAGCTCGCCCTTGCGCGGCGGGAGCGGCGCGGACGGGGCGTTGTCGAGTTGCGTCTGCGCGCCCGTCTGGAAGGGGGCGGATCGTGGATGGCGAGAGCTACGTTGCGCGAGCCTGCGGCCAAGGTTTCCCGACTCGCGTCGCCGTTGCGGGACAAGCTGGAGCTCTCGCCGCCGCCGAGAGCCGTGGAATCGCTCGCGCTCGAGTTCACCGCCTTCGGCGCCTCCAGCCTGCAATCCGAGCTCTTCGCTCCCACGAAAGGAGGCAAGGGTGCCGCAGGCTACGCTCTGGACCGAGGAGAGACTCCCGAGGCTCTGCGGGACGCCGCTCGCGAGCTTCGTCTGCGTCTGGGCCATCCCCCGCTCTATCGAGTGGTCGAGGTGGAGCCCTGGTCGCGGTTGCCGGAACGGCGTTACGCCCTGATGAGCTTCGATTCGAGTTCGTTCGGCGAAGAGGATCCGAGCGCCGCCGCTCTCGATGCTCGCGCGAGTTTCTCAACGGGCTTCTAG
- a CDS encoding acyl-CoA dehydrogenase family protein — protein MRRYLNDGHLRLRDRVRSFAEARIAPIARELDEKSRFPWETVREMAEMGLLGVTAPRELGGLGLDFLSYVLVVEELARVDASHSITVAAHTGLCLSPIMSLGDDDQKRLFVPPLAKGEVIGGFGLSEPGSGSDVAAMTTRARREGDSYSISGAKIFITHAGVGQVMVVTAVTDPEAGARSLSTFVVCKHICDDERAAASASGWTHPTLPRTAGVVPGVKDDKMGWRASDTRELFFDNVRVPAEFRLGAEGAGLGNALHTLTAGRIAVAALSLGLAQGALDVAAAYATRREQFGRKIIDFQQVGFRLADLATEIEAGRHLTYHAAWLKDRGHPFEREASMAKLFCSELAMRAAHGAIQTLGAAGYTSDHPVERIMRDAKVCEIGEGTSEIQRLILSRLLTRETTAILDAEAASFGAA, from the coding sequence ATGCGACGCTACCTGAACGACGGTCACCTAAGACTACGGGATCGAGTGCGCTCGTTCGCCGAGGCGCGCATAGCCCCCATTGCGCGGGAGCTCGACGAAAAATCCCGCTTTCCGTGGGAAACCGTGCGCGAGATGGCTGAGATGGGTCTCCTGGGCGTGACCGCGCCTCGCGAGCTCGGTGGTCTGGGGCTCGACTTCCTAAGCTACGTACTCGTGGTCGAGGAGCTGGCCCGAGTGGACGCCAGTCACTCGATCACCGTGGCTGCCCACACGGGGCTCTGTCTCTCTCCGATCATGAGCCTTGGTGACGATGATCAGAAGCGCCTGTTCGTTCCACCATTGGCGAAGGGAGAGGTGATCGGCGGTTTCGGGCTCTCGGAGCCCGGATCGGGATCGGACGTGGCGGCGATGACGACCCGGGCGCGGCGAGAGGGCGACTCCTACTCCATCTCCGGCGCGAAGATATTCATCACCCACGCAGGGGTGGGCCAGGTGATGGTGGTTACGGCGGTGACCGATCCCGAGGCAGGAGCCCGCAGTCTCAGCACTTTCGTGGTCTGCAAGCACATCTGCGACGACGAGAGGGCCGCGGCGTCCGCGAGCGGATGGACCCACCCGACCCTTCCCCGCACCGCAGGAGTGGTGCCGGGAGTCAAGGACGACAAAATGGGCTGGCGCGCCTCGGACACGCGTGAGCTCTTCTTCGACAACGTCCGCGTTCCGGCCGAGTTCAGACTCGGAGCGGAAGGAGCGGGACTTGGAAACGCCTTGCATACGCTGACTGCAGGTCGCATCGCCGTCGCCGCGCTCTCATTGGGACTCGCGCAGGGAGCCCTCGACGTGGCGGCGGCGTACGCTACCCGACGCGAACAATTCGGTCGCAAGATCATCGATTTCCAACAGGTCGGATTCAGGTTGGCCGATCTCGCCACCGAGATAGAGGCCGGCAGGCATCTGACCTATCACGCGGCCTGGCTCAAGGACCGGGGCCATCCCTTCGAGCGCGAGGCGTCGATGGCGAAGCTGTTCTGTTCCGAACTCGCGATGCGGGCGGCGCACGGTGCGATTCAGACCTTGGGAGCGGCGGGTTACACGAGCGACCATCCGGTCGAACGCATCATGCGTGACGCGAAGGTCTGCGAGATCGGCGAAGGCACGAGCGAGATCCAGCGGTTGATACTCTCGCGCCTTCTCACAAGAGAGACGACGGCGATTCTCGACGCCGAGGCCGCCAGCTTCGGAGCCGCGTGA
- the icd gene encoding isocitrate dehydrogenase (NADP(+)), with translation MTYRPTPPENGEPVTFNEGLRVPDRPIVPFIEGDGIGPDIWAATRRVTDAAVSRAYGGERSIAWMEVLAGEKAFRKTGEWLPQASLDSIAEFGVAIKGPLTTPVGGGIRSLNVRIRQALDLYSCIRPVRWIPGTPSPMREPEKLDVVIFRENTEDVYAGIEWESGTPEARRVLSFLDTEMGTPIREGSGVAVKPISRFGTRRHVAASIRYALERGRSSVTLVHKGNIMKFTEGAFRDWGYEEAAENFGERTLPESEIWKGARPEGRLIVKDRIADAMFQQVLLRPDEYDVLTTPNLNGDYLSDACAAQVGGLGMAPGANVGDATAVFEATHGTAPKYAGLDKVNPGSLILSAVMMLEHMEWDEAARIVDTGIEGAVGARTVTYDLERQLEGATKVSCSGFAEAIVSHMRRA, from the coding sequence TTGACTTACCGACCGACACCTCCCGAGAACGGGGAGCCCGTAACTTTCAACGAAGGCCTCCGCGTTCCGGATCGACCCATCGTCCCCTTCATCGAAGGAGACGGGATCGGGCCCGACATCTGGGCCGCCACCCGACGCGTCACCGACGCCGCCGTCTCCAGGGCCTACGGGGGTGAGCGCTCGATAGCCTGGATGGAGGTGCTCGCGGGCGAGAAGGCCTTCCGGAAGACCGGGGAGTGGCTTCCACAGGCGAGTCTCGACTCGATCGCGGAGTTCGGAGTCGCCATCAAAGGACCGCTCACCACCCCGGTCGGAGGCGGCATCCGCTCGCTGAACGTGAGGATCCGGCAGGCGCTCGATCTCTACTCCTGCATCCGTCCGGTTCGCTGGATCCCGGGAACGCCTTCACCCATGAGGGAGCCGGAGAAGCTCGATGTGGTCATTTTCCGAGAGAATACCGAAGACGTCTACGCCGGCATCGAGTGGGAGTCGGGAACCCCGGAGGCCCGTCGCGTGCTCTCCTTTCTCGACACGGAGATGGGAACCCCGATCAGGGAGGGGTCGGGGGTGGCCGTCAAGCCCATCTCGCGCTTCGGAACCAGGCGCCACGTCGCCGCCTCCATCCGGTACGCCCTCGAACGCGGACGTTCGTCGGTCACCCTGGTGCACAAGGGCAACATCATGAAGTTCACCGAAGGCGCGTTTCGCGACTGGGGATACGAGGAGGCCGCCGAGAACTTCGGGGAACGCACCTTGCCCGAGAGCGAGATCTGGAAGGGCGCGCGCCCCGAGGGACGCCTGATCGTAAAGGATCGGATCGCGGACGCCATGTTCCAGCAGGTCCTCCTGCGACCCGACGAATACGATGTGCTCACGACCCCGAATCTCAACGGCGACTATCTCTCCGACGCCTGCGCGGCCCAAGTAGGCGGCCTCGGGATGGCGCCGGGCGCGAACGTGGGAGACGCGACGGCCGTCTTCGAGGCCACGCACGGAACGGCTCCGAAATACGCTGGGCTCGACAAGGTCAACCCCGGCTCGCTCATCCTCTCCGCCGTCATGATGCTGGAGCACATGGAATGGGACGAGGCGGCCCGGATCGTCGACACCGGAATCGAAGGCGCGGTCGGCGCCCGGACGGTCACCTACGACCTCGAGCGTCAACTTGAAGGGGCCACCAAGGTGTCCTGCTCGGGCTTCGCCGAGGCCATCGTCTCACACATGCGGCGTGCGTGA